A region from the Vicia villosa cultivar HV-30 ecotype Madison, WI linkage group LG3, Vvil1.0, whole genome shotgun sequence genome encodes:
- the LOC131661773 gene encoding uncharacterized protein LOC131661773 — translation MSNMNTTTSTSSSLASSFHSLPPSPFQRSSLRHRQLSLSQGLLLNQITSSQLRIYTKESWLGKSCQYRFMNGRPQLKRRFQKQQNAPFVVSDDQSQYNELKEAASVPEDNDNIDQDISPASNPSFQLSGSDGKPGLISFYNRPYRRDGEILLSNPERSQNSILWFVGPAVLVASFIFPSLYLRKLLSIIFEDSLLTDFLILFFTEAIFYGGVAAFLVLLDHLRRPVQLATAVKNTDTLPPQLGQRISSVATLVLSLVIPMVTMGLVWPWTGPAASATLAPYLVGIVVQFAFEQYAKYRKSPSWSAIPLIFQVYRLHQLNRAAQLVTALSFTVRGAELTPHNMAINSSLGTLLNVLQFLGVICIWSLSSFLMRFIPSASPSMQ, via the exons ATGTCAAATATGAATACTACTACTAGTACGAGTTCTTCACTTGCTTCCTCGTTTCATTCTTTGCCGCCTTCTCCTTTTCAACGCTCTTCTCTCCGTCACCGTCAG TTGAGCTTATCACAAGGGTTGCTTCTCAACCAGATAACAAGTTCTCAGCTGCGGATATACACTAAAG AGTCATGGTTAGGTAAATCATGCCAATATAGGTTTATGAACGGAAGGCCGCAGTTAAAACGGAGGTTCCAGAAACAGCAAAATGCTCCTTTTGTTGTCTCCGACGATCAGTCACAATACAATGAGCTTAAAGAAGCTGCTTCAGTGCCAGAAGACAACGATAATATTGATCAAGATATCTCTCCTGCTAGCAACCCGTCTTTTCAATTATCAGGGAGTGATGGAAAACCAGGTTTAATATCATTCTATAACCGCCCATACAGAAGAGATGGTGAGATTCTTTTATCGAATCCAGAGAGGAGTCAAAATAGCATATTGTGGTTTGTGGGCCCTGCAGTCCTTGTGGCTTCTTTCATTTTTCCTTCACTCTATTTGCGTAAATTGCTTTCCATCATTTTTGAGGACTCTCTGTTAACAG ATTTCCTCATATTATTCTTCACAGAAGCAATTTTCTATGGCGGTGTTGCTGCGTTTCTTGTTCTACTGGATCATTTACGAAGACCAGTACAGTTGGCTACTGCAGTGAAAAATACTGATACTCTGCCCCCTCAACTGGGACAGAGAATCTCTTCTGTTGCTACCTTAGTACTTAGTCTTGTAATTCCCATGGTGACTATGGGTTTGGTCTGGCCATGGACAGGCCCTGCAGCCTCTGCAACTCTTGCTCCATACTTGGTTGGCATAGTTGTCCAATTTGCATTTGAGCAGTATGCTAAATATCGGAAGTCACCTTCATGGTCTGCAATTCCATTAATCTTTCAA GTGTATAGGTTGCATCAACTAAATAGAGCAGCACAATTGGTGACAGCTTTATCATTTACAGTTAGAGGAGCTGAGTTAACTCCACACAACATGGCTATAAACAGCTCTTTGGGTACCCTTCTAAATGTTCTACAATTCCTTGGTGTTATTTGCATTTGGTCTCTTTCAAGCTTCCTCATGAGATTTATACCATCTGCTTCCCCATCAATGCAGTGA
- the LOC131656027 gene encoding uncharacterized protein LOC131656027, which produces MAFVAHQPQGLYVAPSTRNLSWNKRLKLKQCLTKHHMIGRTSLSKHNVCLSVGPPCFCVSKIKPLRISGFKGLSHNDDSSTRARWLKAPKTSVGLEESGETHNVPFSYASEASDSLAASSASHGLFKKWLKMLRTQSSCQEGEGIFGKLFPTNLPEAETLQRTHSKERSEVFKVAWSHFLALDPAIKIPLLIFVPLYLAVNVKYGAEVSKELTPLWVFGPLILATHIMIIRGLCALYTLSFNRTVKVLRKVPSWYILVSSYVFGGGIKEQIAIYLLRPISSLKDVDYVQLTRRILEVLQEWLTEKYLDFVESIWPRYCRMIRFLKSSNLI; this is translated from the exons ATGGCCTTTGTAGCACATCAACCTCAG GGTTTGTATGTGGCACCTTCCACTAGAAATTTGTCATGGAACAAAAGATTGAAGTTGAAGCAGTGTTTGACAAAACATCACATGATTGGGAGAACAAGCCTATCTAAGCATAATGTTTGTTTAAG CGTAGGGCCTCCTTGCTTTTGTGTATCCAAGATCAAACCTTTGAGGATTTCAGGCTTCAAAGGCTTATCTCATAATGATGATTCAAGTACAAGGGCTCGTTGGTTGAAGGCACCTAAAACCTCTGTTGGTCTAGAGGAGAGTGGGGAAACTCACAATGTACCATTCTCCTATGCATCTGAAGCAAGTGATAGCCTTGCAGCGTCATCTGCTTCTCACGGGCTCTTCAAGAAATGGTTGAAAATGTTGCGCACCCAGTCATCATGTCAAGAAGGGGAGGGAATTTTCGGAAAACTGTTCCCAACAAATTTACCTGAGGCTGAAACTCTACAAAGGACTCATAGCAAGGAAAGAAGTGAGGTTTTTAAGGTAGCATGGTCCCATTTTCTGGCCCTCGATCCGGCAATAAAGATTCCTTTGTTGATATT TGTTCCTCTCTACCTGGCGGTTAATGTAAAATATGGGGCTGAAGTTTCGAAGGAATTAACTCCTTTATGGGTTTTCGGGCCACTAATTTTGGCTACACACATAATGATAATCCGCGGTCTTTGTGCACTCTATACCTTAAGCTTCAATCGTACCGTCAAAGTACTTAGGAAAGTACCCTCTTGGTACATTTTGGTCAGCAGCTACGTTTTTGGCGGCGGGATCAAAGAGCAAATTGCTATTTATCTTCTGCGGCCTATATCGAGCTTAAAAGATGTTGATTATGTACAGCTAACACGAAGAATATTGGAAGTATTGCAAGAATGGTTAACGGAAAAGTATCTTGATTTTGTGGAATCAATATGGCCACGTTATTGTCGGATGATCAGATTTTTGAAGTCGTCTAATCTTATTTGA